GAAACTTACTGCAATTAAAACCGCTCCCGTTGCAACCAGTACAACGGCATTCAGAAATGACCTGTTTCCGGAAACAGGCAGACGTAATAATACAGCAGGTGCAGCAGCGACAAGCTCATTTTATTTCAGCAACCCGGCAGCACTGAGCAGAGGATTTAATGACTTCCAGACCAGATGGGGTAACAGAAAACTGGAAGACAACTGGAGACAGAGCGTCAAGTCATCTTCGCAGACCACTGCCGAAAGCATAGCCAGGGTAGAGAACAATGGCTATCCTCTGGACAGAATCGGAGCAGAGAAAATCATTGCCGATAAAGATACCAGCGGAAAACACTATCTGGCAGCAGTTCCGCTAACACCGGAAGCCGTAAATGCTTCAAACGTAAAAATCATTGATGCCTATTATGATATTGCTAATTTTTATCAGCAGGAGCTGGATGATCAGGCTGAGGCAATCCGGATCTATCAGTTAATATTAAGCCGTTTCCCTGACAACAGTCATCTGGGTTCTATCTATTATAGTTTGTATCTGTGTTCTAAAAAGACAGATCCTGCAAATACTGCCAGATACAAAGCTATGGTATTGGATAAGTTTCCCGGAAGTATCTATGCCAAAACTATCCTTGACCCCGATTATTCCGTGAAACAATCAGATCTGGAAGCTGCAGGAATTAAAAAATACAACCAGATATTTGAACTTTACGAAGGGAAAGCATTTCCGGCAGTAATTACAGAGGTGAACACCACTGTCCGGCAGTATCCCTCAGGTCTGATCAATCCGCAGTTAAGTTACCTCAGAGCTATTGCTATTGGAAGAACTCAGAACATTGACAGTCTGACAGCAGCATTCAAAGCAATTACAGGTTCCTATCCTGAGGATAAACTAATCGTTCCTTTAGTCAAAGATCACCTGGCTTATATTGCTACCCACCAGGGTGAGTTCCGTCAAAGAAAAGTTGCCCTGCCAGACTTTGATCCGGCCGAACCACGTTTCTTTACCTCAGCTCCTGTTGCAGAGAAAACTGTTCCTGTTGCTACGCAGCCGGATCTTCAGCCTATCGTACAAGCTGCAAAAGAAAACCCTGTAGCTGTCCGTCAGCAGCCAGCAGCAGTAAAAGAAAATCCCGTAGCGGTCGTTCCACCGGTTACAGTCATTGCAGAACCGGTCGTTCCACCAGTTACACAGCCGGCAGCAGAAAAAGTAACACCGGTTGTCACTCCGGAAAACCCTGTTGCAGTCATTGCAGCACCAATAGCAGAAACACCTGTAAAGGCTATTCCTGCTCCGGTTAAAGATAAAACATTCAGTACAGACATCTCTAAAGTCTACTATTTTGTAATTGATGTTGCTGATGCCAGCTTAACCCTGAGTTCATCACGTTTTGGTATCGGTCAGTTTAACCGCGGAAACTTCCCCGGAGGCGGCCTGAGACATCAATTAACAGAATTTGACAATGACCAACTGATATATGTTGGGAACTTTCTTAGTTTTGCAGAAGCAAAAAGTTACGCCGACGGAATAACTCCTCAATTAAAACAGATTATGAAAGTACCAGCTGGTATTTACAGCAGCTTCATTATCAGTAAGGAGAATTTCGAAAAGCTCCGGACCAAAGATCTGGTAACTAGATATTTAGAATTCTACAAAAACAACTATTAAAAATGACCAAAAATATTTCAGCTGCAGAGATAAAAAGTTATAACCTTACGCTCTGGAAGTTACTGATAGGAGGTGTGATTCTGTTTGCAATTTTTATTATTGCAATAGGCTTCGGTTTATTTGGAACTTTACCTTCTTTCAGAGATATTGAACATCCTAAAAGTAATCAGGCGACTGAAATTTTAACAGAAGATAAAAGGGTTCTGGGTACTTACTTTCTACAGAACCGCTCTAATGTAACTTATCCTGAGATTTCTCAGAATGTAATTAATGCACTGATCTCTACAGAAGATACCCGGTTCAAAGAACACTCCGGTATCGACTTCAAACGTACATTCACGATCATTTTTTATAATATAGTCGGTAAAAAACAAGGTGCCAGTACCATTACACAGCAGCTTGCACTCAACCTTTTCTCAGAAGAAGGCCGTCAGCGCAATTTCTTCAAACGTCTGATGCAGAAGTTTCAGGAATGGATCGTTGCAGTAAAGCTGGAACGTAACTTTACCAAAGAAGAGATTATCACGATGTATTTAAATACTGTGGATTTTGGTAATCAGGCCTATGGGATCAAATCGGCAGCCAGAGTTTACTTCAATACCACCCCTGATCAGCTGACTGTAGCACAGGCTGCAACCCTGGTTGGATTACAAAAAGGAATTACCCGTTACTCTCCTACCCGTAACCCGGAAAGATCACTTGCCCGCCGTAACACCGTAATGAGTAATATGGTGAAAGAAGGCCTGCTGACTGATCAGCAGTATGAAGAAGAAAAATCAAAACCTCTTGCCCTTAAATTCAGTGCAGCAACAGTAAATGATGGAATTGCCCCTTATTTCAGGGCTGTACTTAAAAACGATATCAAGAGAATTTTCCAGGAGCGTTCTATCCTGAAAGCCGACGGTACACCTTATGACCTGGACAGAGATGGTCTTAAAATTATCACGACGATCAATTATGATATGCAGGTATATGCCGAAGAAGCGCAGAAAGAAGCGATGAAAGTTCTTCAGGCACAGTTTATCAGAGGCTGGAAAGGCAGAAACCCGTTCAAGGATAAAGAATTACAGATAGAACAGGGAGTTAAAAGATCAGACCGTTATAAGGCCCTGCAACTGGAAGGTAAATCAGAAGAAGAAATTAAAACAGATTTTAACACCCCGACAGAGATGAGCATTTTCACCTGGAAGGGAAATCTGGATACCCTGATGAAACCTATTGACTCGGTGAAATATTATAAACTGCTGTTAAGAAATGCCATGATGGCGATGGACCCGAAAACAGGATATGTTAAAGCCTGGGTTGGTGGTATCAATTATGAGCACTTCAAATACGATCAGGTAAAAATGGGAACAAGACAGGTTGGTTCAACAGCTAAACCTTTCACTTATTCTGTCGCTATAGAAAATGGTTATTCTCCTTGTTACCAGGTATTAAATGAACCTGTTACCATTGAGGTTCCGGGCAGTGCGCCATGGACACCAAAATCAGGAGGTACTTTACCTGGTTATATCACCCTGCAGAAAGCACTTGCCTTTTCTCAGAACTATATTGCAGCTTATTTAATGAAACAGGTAGGTCCTACAGCTGTGGCAACACTGGCAAAAAGAATGGGGATCACGTCTAATGTACCTGCTTATCCATCTATTGCACTGGGCTCTTTTGATGCCTCTGTATTTGACATGGTAGGTGCGTACAGTGTATTTGCCAACAAGGGAGTCTGGACACAGCCTACTTATATTTTAAGGATTGAAGATAAAAATGGTGTGGTGCTGTTCTCACAGACGCCTCAGAAACACCCTGCCATGAACGAAGACGTGGCTTATGTCATGACCCGTATGCTTGAAGGTGTGGTTAAAAATGGTTACGGTTACAGCCTGATCAGTAAATATGGCATCAAAAATCCTGTAGGTGGTAAAACCGGAACAACCCAGAATAACTCGGACGGCTGGTTCGTTGGTATCAGTCCTGACCTGGTAGCCGGGGTATGGACCGGTTGTGAAGACCGTGCATTCCACTTTATCAGTACCAGAGAAGGTGAAGGTTCGAAAACTGCATTACCGATTTTTGGTGGTTTCTTCAAAAGAGTATATGCAAATCCTAAATTAAAAGTAAGTAAAGCAGACTTTGAAGCACCTAAAAACGGCGTATCCATTACTTACGACTGTAACCAATATCAGCAGCAGCAAACCGACACCACAGAACTGGACAAGAAGCTTGGTTTTTAAATGAATAGCTTTGATTACAAAAAGGCATTAGCCGATATTCCTCATAAACCCGGTGTTTATCAATACTGGGATACCGAGGGTATACTTATCTATATTGGCAAAGCCAAGGATTTAAGAAACCGGGTAGGCTCTTATTTTAATCAGGATAATCAGATGAATGGTAAAACCAGGGTACTGGTTTCCAAAATCCGCAAGATTACCTTTACCATTGTAGATACCGAGATTGATGCCTGGCTGCTGGAAAACAGCCTGATCAAAAAGCATCAGCCCAGGTATAATATCATGCTGAAAGATGATAAGACCTATCCATGGATTATTATCAAAAAAGAACCTTTCCCCCGTTTATACTGGACCAGGAAAATGGTCAAAGACGGCTCTACCTATTTTGGCCCTTATGCCTCTGTAGGTATGATGCATACCATTCTTGACCTGATCAAGGAGACTTACCCTTTGCGCACCTGTAATCTGCCGCTCAGCGAAGAAAACATCAGTGCCGGTAAATTTAAAGTCTGTCTGGAGTATCAGATCGGTAATTGTAAAGGTCCTTGTCAGGCTTATCAGTCTGATGCCGACTATGACCATAACATAGAAGAAATCAAAGATATTCTAAATGGCAAAATCGGTAATGTTATCAAAGAAGTTAAGCAGACTATCAAAAATGCAGTTGCCGAACTGAATTTTGAATATGCCCATCAGTATCAGAAAAAACTGCTGGTTTTAGAAAAGTACCAGAGTAAATCAACTGTGGTCAACAGCTCTATTACCAATGTTGATGTGGTAAGTATTGCTTCTGATGAGCGTTATGCCTTTGTCAATTATCTGAAAATCATGAATGGCAGTATCATTCAGACCCAAACCATAGAAATTAAAAAGCGTCTGGATGAATCTGATGAAGAACTGCTTACCCTGGCTATCACAGAGTTCAGAACAAAGTTCAGCAGTACCTCCAGAGAAATCATTGTTCCTTTTGAGATTAAGCTGAAAGACGAGAATTTAAAGTTTACTGTTCCCAAGCTTGGAGAGAAGAAAAACCTGCTGGAACTTTCTCATAAAAACGTATTGTTCTTCAGACGGGAAAAACTAAATCAATATGAAAAACTGAACCCGGATTTAAGAACCGAACGCATTTTAACACAAATGCAGAAAGACTTAATGCTGACTCAGCTACCTGTCCATATCGAATGTTTTGATAACTCCAACTTTCAGGGAGCTTATCCGGTTTCTGCAATCGTGGTATTCAAAGATGCCAAACCTTCTAAAAAAGATTACAGACACTTCAATGTAAAAACGGTAGAAGGCCCCAATGATTTCGCGACTATGGAAGAAGCTGTTTACAGGCGATATAAGCGCATGATGGAAGAAGAGGACACCTTACCTCAGCTCATCATCATTGACGGCGGTAAAGGCCAGCTATCGTCTGCAGTGAGCAGTTTAAAGAAATTAGGGATAGACAAGAAAGTTACGGTCATCGGCATTGCCAAAAGACTCGAAGAATTATATTATCCCGGAGACAGCTATCCGCTTCACCTGGATAAAAAATCAGAGACCCTCAAAATCATTCAGCAGCTTCGTGACGAGGCCCACCGTTTTGGGATCACCTTCCACAGAAAGAAAAGAGATCAGGGTACACTGAAAACAGAATTAGAAGATATTCCCGG
This portion of the Pedobacter lusitanus genome encodes:
- the uvrC gene encoding excinuclease ABC subunit UvrC gives rise to the protein MNSFDYKKALADIPHKPGVYQYWDTEGILIYIGKAKDLRNRVGSYFNQDNQMNGKTRVLVSKIRKITFTIVDTEIDAWLLENSLIKKHQPRYNIMLKDDKTYPWIIIKKEPFPRLYWTRKMVKDGSTYFGPYASVGMMHTILDLIKETYPLRTCNLPLSEENISAGKFKVCLEYQIGNCKGPCQAYQSDADYDHNIEEIKDILNGKIGNVIKEVKQTIKNAVAELNFEYAHQYQKKLLVLEKYQSKSTVVNSSITNVDVVSIASDERYAFVNYLKIMNGSIIQTQTIEIKKRLDESDEELLTLAITEFRTKFSSTSREIIVPFEIKLKDENLKFTVPKLGEKKNLLELSHKNVLFFRREKLNQYEKLNPDLRTERILTQMQKDLMLTQLPVHIECFDNSNFQGAYPVSAIVVFKDAKPSKKDYRHFNVKTVEGPNDFATMEEAVYRRYKRMMEEEDTLPQLIIIDGGKGQLSSAVSSLKKLGIDKKVTVIGIAKRLEELYYPGDSYPLHLDKKSETLKIIQQLRDEAHRFGITFHRKKRDQGTLKTELEDIPGIGKATADKLLRQFKSVKKIREATEAELEKVLNKAQVKTLLSHFSPKDI
- a CDS encoding penicillin-binding protein 1A, whose translation is MTKNISAAEIKSYNLTLWKLLIGGVILFAIFIIAIGFGLFGTLPSFRDIEHPKSNQATEILTEDKRVLGTYFLQNRSNVTYPEISQNVINALISTEDTRFKEHSGIDFKRTFTIIFYNIVGKKQGASTITQQLALNLFSEEGRQRNFFKRLMQKFQEWIVAVKLERNFTKEEIITMYLNTVDFGNQAYGIKSAARVYFNTTPDQLTVAQAATLVGLQKGITRYSPTRNPERSLARRNTVMSNMVKEGLLTDQQYEEEKSKPLALKFSAATVNDGIAPYFRAVLKNDIKRIFQERSILKADGTPYDLDRDGLKIITTINYDMQVYAEEAQKEAMKVLQAQFIRGWKGRNPFKDKELQIEQGVKRSDRYKALQLEGKSEEEIKTDFNTPTEMSIFTWKGNLDTLMKPIDSVKYYKLLLRNAMMAMDPKTGYVKAWVGGINYEHFKYDQVKMGTRQVGSTAKPFTYSVAIENGYSPCYQVLNEPVTIEVPGSAPWTPKSGGTLPGYITLQKALAFSQNYIAAYLMKQVGPTAVATLAKRMGITSNVPAYPSIALGSFDASVFDMVGAYSVFANKGVWTQPTYILRIEDKNGVVLFSQTPQKHPAMNEDVAYVMTRMLEGVVKNGYGYSLISKYGIKNPVGGKTGTTQNNSDGWFVGISPDLVAGVWTGCEDRAFHFISTREGEGSKTALPIFGGFFKRVYANPKLKVSKADFEAPKNGVSITYDCNQYQQQQTDTTELDKKLGF
- a CDS encoding tetratricopeptide repeat protein, whose product is MKNLQRSGLKLLLFYLGSSFLVACSTPKDTATSRAMQNLTARYNYIYNANVILNNYEEESYNSYIDNYSDVLPVYTDPEKFSSETVLHPPANDRALDAIVKKSRAIIADKAFSNYIDDAYLLLGKAYYLKTNYFVAEEYFDYTAKTYTKDINVLVTAQNWKARSLMQLNNMEDAAIILDTVYDNLALIKKKRSEPMATIAQSYIYQNRYNDAIPILENAVKESPLQRNRIRWTFILAQLYERQKKYQQALALYTKVQKSNAGFELYFNANLNKIRVTGILNGEHLNRKKQLLALLRDDKNLDYHDQIYYQIAEDYAEENNLADAEKYYKLSIRNSTKNNYQKGLSYLRMADLNFNKHKDFLKAKSYYDSTVNTLPKNYPGYAQILKKSQNLEYITNRYDVIAFQDTLQMLAKLPEADRIAKIKKLTAIKTAPVATSTTAFRNDLFPETGRRNNTAGAAATSSFYFSNPAALSRGFNDFQTRWGNRKLEDNWRQSVKSSSQTTAESIARVENNGYPLDRIGAEKIIADKDTSGKHYLAAVPLTPEAVNASNVKIIDAYYDIANFYQQELDDQAEAIRIYQLILSRFPDNSHLGSIYYSLYLCSKKTDPANTARYKAMVLDKFPGSIYAKTILDPDYSVKQSDLEAAGIKKYNQIFELYEGKAFPAVITEVNTTVRQYPSGLINPQLSYLRAIAIGRTQNIDSLTAAFKAITGSYPEDKLIVPLVKDHLAYIATHQGEFRQRKVALPDFDPAEPRFFTSAPVAEKTVPVATQPDLQPIVQAAKENPVAVRQQPAAVKENPVAVVPPVTVIAEPVVPPVTQPAAEKVTPVVTPENPVAVIAAPIAETPVKAIPAPVKDKTFSTDISKVYYFVIDVADASLTLSSSRFGIGQFNRGNFPGGGLRHQLTEFDNDQLIYVGNFLSFAEAKSYADGITPQLKQIMKVPAGIYSSFIISKENFEKLRTKDLVTRYLEFYKNNY